ACTCGTGTAGGCTCATCGTTCCACACTCTACTCGTCGTATACAATCTTGCCCCTGGTTGCGAAAATGCCATCCTAACTTTTAGCTGATTATTAGCTGATCAATCCAAATACCCAGGATATGTAAGCACACGTGACACACCACGTGCGTGATATGAAAACTGTACGGCATTAAAGATGTGTTATATAATACATGCGCTTTTATGATAGTTATACACCTGTGCACCCCACGTGCGTCTGTTGTAGAAAGGCATTCTTCGGTTATGCAGCTATAATTATGCGATATTGAGGGAAACGATTACTGCTTTGATACCTGGGATAGCATAAATGACTCATACACGACATTATGTGAACAATGTTATTTTTCTATGCCCAGGCGCATGGCATGTACTAAATTTGATTCTATAAAATTTTATGTGGTACTATaattttgttataaaattcCCCTAAAAGTATAACATAGAAAAATCGTTGTCTTGAATAACCGTAAAGTACTAAACTAAatcatgaaaaatattttacttattttctttttaattttcacaaacacacaagtACATATTTGAATATGAATTGAAGTAATCATATTCATATTGAATGATAATATTAATATAATCATATTGAATTGATGTAATAGTAAAACTAATCCATCTCGAATATCCCAGCTATTGAAACGAGAAACGTTTTACGAAGCTCCTCTCGTCAATAATTATGAATCTTACGGGAAACTTCATTTCCAGAGTGTATACTTTAACTACAACTGATACAAACCATGGATCTTGTGGATTCAATGATCATTCATGATCAAGTGAGCTACGCATTTACAATCATTCTATGTTTGTACGACCCCATTTTGACCTGTGGTGTTCATCAATCCTATCTTTGATAAAGTTTGTTTTAGATTTTAATACTCAGCATTGCCGACGATCAGTTCATTAGAAATCTGAGATGAATAATCGAACGGTGGTAAACACTACTCTCTAAACAGCGGTAATATTTTCTACGGTTCCGATATCGCTTATCCTATTTTAGCCTACATTTGTTCAACATTTACGACAAGGTTGATGACGCAGCCTCGTGTCCACGGATGCTGGAAGATAAAATTTACCGGATAGCGGTTGAAATAGAAATATAAACATCCTAAGGAAATGCTGAACCTACAAAAGCGTATCTACAGAGACCGCACGAACAGATAATTTCTATGATAATGTTTCCATACGTAAGGATTACGATAGGGATGCGGCTTCTATTGAGCCGCTGCTCAAGTGTGATGAGATAGAGCTCTCACGCCATGACGTGAAATCAGAGAAGTCAGATAAAGTATCATGGTGGCAGCATGTCGAACAAGAGAAGCGCCTTCCTGTGTGAAGCGATGACTGATattaacttttatttattttatactaTTTGAAGCCATGCCTACTACAGCAATTTGTCAGAGATGTCCTCATTGGCAACTATCATTTTACACGGCATTAAACTTTACTGAAACATGCTGAAAAATTCTGAAGAATGATATTTCATAGTTCATAGTCTTAAGCATAATCTGTACCATATTTATATgtctaaaacatttttaatttatttttttattgagcaTGCTTGGCTATCTTATGTTATCTGTTGAGGATTTTTATGTTCATCTTTTACTGAATGCATGTTCATgaggatttttatttcttcttttactAAATGCAATAATCTGATTAATAAGAGATACACACCTTCAAAAAAAAGTCCATGACATATGAGtagataatttatgttttattgagATTTCATGTGGTATTTTCTTCTAGCTGCATACAGGACAATGAGTTCACATTAGATTCCAGCTCGGCATCCAGACTTCCTACTGGCCCTGCCGTTCGACGCTTCTAGACGCTATGTGATAACCATAAAATCGTTTCAATCACTCTACTTCTTCCCCCACCTCTTGCTTCTccgtgtgagttttttttattgtaacgCTTAATGTTGTACAGCTAAGATACATTGCCTACGTGCCTCTTTGGGATTGATTGCCGTTTCGATGAAAAAGTGTTACAAGTCAGTAACACTTATCGAACAACGATAAACACGGCTCGTAGATAACATTCTTCAGCTTGTTGAATCGTTCGCCCCTCTTCTCGATCAACCACCTTGTCGCCCTCTACAATACCGCGATTTGTACGAGATTTGAGGGTAACAATCTACACGCCCGTAAAACATAACATATTCATCTACTGTAACTGAAAAATTAGCTGTAAATTAATAGTGGCAACAGTGGTTTCGGAATTTGCTTTCCGTTATTACATTCCTAATATTGTTTCGGTGTGAAGGGGGTCCGTATTGCGCTCCAAAACACCTGTATTCACTCTGTCAGACACCCCAACAGGAGCTGTACAGTCACACCAGGCTACAGTTCTACGTTAGTAACAAAATTAATATCTTTGCGCGCCCGATAGCCCTTTCTAACCGGGGTGAGATAAACGCTACGGTGTGCCAATGGGCACTCGAAAGCCAGCCTGCTACCCGACACGTCCAGCAAGCGCACACGAAGACCTCGTTGGCTCAGGTACCATAAAGCTAGTCTTGCGTGAGCTGTCACAGATTCGAATCCTGCATCGGGATGCTAGTGATCTTCGACTTACTCGCTGCAGTTGCTCGATTCCCGCTTTATCACCCAACTGTCCATCGAGAGGTTGAGACTGCCCAGTTCAGACTGACCAGGTGATTGTTCACCTGCGGGATGAAGCGCTGCCGGGCTGGCATGGAGCTGTTCTTTCGTCTCTGTGGAGGCACCAACCGTGCTTTCTCCAATACCGCCCGACTCGGAGTTGCTGCATTCCACGAATTCACCGTGTAGACTGGGTAGCACTAGTGTTCTTGGCGAGAACATAGGTAACGTGGACAGACCGAACGTGCCCCGGTTGGCTGCTAGAGAGGCCGCAAGCTTCATCGTCTTGTAGTCCTTGCGCAGGTGCTGCCGGATCTCGGTGTGGCAGTGCTCGTTGTTCGTCACGATGATATCGCCGGTGTCAGTTGTAGTAACGCGCGCCTTGCAGTTGTACTTGCGCGAGAGGTTGCATTGCCAGTACTTCTTGTCCTTGCGGATGTACTGGATGCCGAATGAGTGGCCGTCGTGTACCAGGAGTGGTTTGCCCCGTTGACTCAGCATGAACTCTAGCCGTCCCTGGAACCATTTCTCACCCGGTGAAACTGGagcaacagaagaagaaacaatgTGTTACGAGACATGTGGAGGGACTAAGGTTTCAGTTCACCAACCGATTTAAAGTGAAGGAGGGCGTacggaagagaaaaacgaaTGACGTGATTGAATGGATTTCATGCTCGTAATCTGGCTCGTAATGCCTTACTGCGTTGAGACATTCAACAAATGATTCCAAGATGTAATACGTTGCGAATTCGTATACCCAGGATGTATGTGAACCTCGGTTGCAAACCACAACAAACTACTCTACTATGCTGATGTGGAGTTAAATGAATGGTTACACCTGATGATAAGCCAACTGTTAATGCTGAAATGTATTTGAAAGAATGGAAAGTGCGCTGTATGAAAATGATGAGATTTCGAgttattaattaaaatgcatgTTATACCATGATGAATCTATTTGGGGTCTGGTTCAGGAGCTGCGGAATACGacaaaacaaaggcaaacatgTACCTAAATACAAAATAGACTAGTTCGGCATGTGAAAATCGATAAAGCAAGTGTTTCAAGATTAGAAGCCATTTCTAGCGCGTTGAAGTGACATGAAGATACCTCAGATCATCAAGTGGATACACTTGAATGGCTTGTCGAACCCTTGCCCAATCTGGCATACAATCTTGATCATTCCACAAATTAGTTTATCCGACAGAGCACGTTTTTCGTACTGCTAGTAATAAATCCACACCGGTACCCGAGCGGAGACTCATCAAGGATCGTCCCAGGTACTTCATCTGACAAACATAATTCCCTATCATTCGGGCTGGATGGCCTAATGAACCCCAAAAAACCATCCCGAAATCGCAGTTATCACGCAGCTCGCTGAAACGAGGTTAGTCGTTAATTAACGACATTAATCGTGACATCAGTGCGGATCAAATGAAGAATCGAAAACGCCAACGAGAAATCGAAACACCAAGATGAGAGCATTCTCGAAGGCTTTGCCGAAGCACACCGCAAACGAGCAAGATAGACGAAATGTAAGATTAATCGGGTGCTTTTTACGCTTCAATCGATCCTGACTCCCGTCAGTTCTTCGCTTCAGCCAGCTAGCCTTATCCCGCGCTCAGTCCGATTATCGTGCGTTGAGACCCGTCCGTGAAAATTGCTGAGACGATGACGCAGGCACATGTCACCGGAATGCGTAAACctggcccaaaaaaaaaataacgttaGGAAACGAAGTCAACGGAAACCGGCCATCGGGAGATAACTTCCTCGCGCATCTCGGCATCTATCGTGTCCTAAGCCGGCTTGCGGGCCTTAGGTCTGTTATCGGCTGTGTCATCCGGATCCGAGGAATCATCCTATTCGGAAGTGATTATGAGCGGTACCAGAGTGTTCTACTTTTTGCCTAACTCTCTACCCCTCTCTCagaccccctccccccccccccctctctctctctttctcccttgTTCCACAAAGAATCTCCCCTTCTGCCTTCCACCCCAGCGAGACTCACAGTAAGGAGCCTGCAGAAGTAAAGAGCGAGgttgataaaaatattttcgattCCACCCGTGTCCGAGGAAGCGGGGACACGAcggaaaaggaaggaagacGCAGCGATGGGGGTAAAGTTCAGCCCCTAACCTTCGCCCTCGATCATCCTCGGTACCCTGATGGCGAGAATCGCAGACTTATCTCCCACCCGAAGCTGGCCGGGATGTCGCTGCCCAAATATCATGCGCGGCGCGACTGAGAACAGGCAACTGAGATGTCATGTACTCCTTTTCGAGGAGCGCCCCGGGGAGTCCGCTGCGCAGCACCGACACCAGCCGCCATCGATAGTCAAGCGAGATGGGCGagagtgaggaaaaaaaataggtacaaacaaataaacaacataaaGGTTATTATCAGCAGCCAGGCTGCTGATCCCGCCATTAGCCGACCCGCCGGAGAACCAAGAGCGGCATCCTCCGATAAGCCCCTGCCTGGATCTGCGCCCCAGGGAAGGTTTTTCTATCTATTCACGCGGACGTCCGATCGGTTGTCTTCATCTGAGCGCTCTGGCTTATTATCTATCGCCTGGATGCGCGTTTACGGCGCGTGGGTTGACGGATCGTACCGCTGTTTGCGCTCGATGtggaaaagagagcgagcgagatagaCAGAGACGGTGGGTTAGCCCAGCACTATCGATGAGTGGTGGGCTTTATCCGTTTTATCAGGTCCACCGACTTATCGGTAATTGAGGGTCACTTTTGCACGGAATTGGGACCTCCTCCCAAGGAGGGGATAAGCCACTGGTCCGAGGACCCACCACTCTATCGAGATCGTCTACCGGTGCTGTCTGTTATGCACCCGATATTGCCCCAACGTTTATCGACGGCCACTTGACAACGGACAGCCCAATTCAGCTCGAATGGAAGGGATTAAGCAAGGGACATTCCTAGCAAAGGGTGATACTAAGAGGCTCGAGATGCTTCTGTAGCACACTACGAGTGGATGTGGCGGTTGCAAGGTCTCAACAAACGACTACTGCCGTCTTCGGTTTCGCTAAACGAGCGGAATGGAGCGTtagtgataataaaaaaaaagcgtagaTCGAATTGTTGGTAAGGCCTAAGGCAGATCGGCAGCTGAGCGCGAGCAATCAGCGTCAGCAGCCACCGCATAAACAAACGCGCTCTgatgtgcctgtgtgtgtgatttttccccTTACTCCTGGTCCCGCGTAACACCACCATCCAAGGCTTCCAAGGAGCCTGGTGGAGGAGAAACAACACTAAAAATGAGATCACAATGCGCAGGAAACGGGCATCCTACCGGGAGAGTGCACATCGGTAACCTTTGGAGGGACCTTTCATGCACAATATTTATGATATTGGCCCGACTGACGTGCCAGCCCGAGGGACGAGACAACGGGGTGAAGGCGAGAAGGGGTGTGAGATCGTCCGGGCGCACTGCATGCACCAAGGGGCTGCGCAAGATGTGCAACTGCGCCGCCGATGATCGAGCGATGTGAGATGAGAAGAGCTTGATATTAGTGCATTTCTAAACAGTAAACACGATCCTTATCACGCGCGCAACCCCACGTTATCACCGGTTGCCAGCAGGATAAACGAGCGAGTTCGAAGCTCGCTGCGCACCGACGAACCCAACGTAGTCTGACAGAAGCACATACTAGAACGTACTAGAGGAGCTGGATACTTACAAGGACCTGTTTTTTCGCGGTGTGGCACGCTGTCACCGTGAGCGTCCGGTAGTGGGCCTTTTCCGGTGGAGACGTCTCCATTGCCCTTCGCCGAGCCCGAAAAGGAGAGCCGACCCATTCCCGGTGAGGCACGTCCAGTGTTGCCAGCTGAAGTTGTGACAAGCGTTGGAGCTAACGAAGACGCCGGAGAGCATACTTCCGGCAGCTTTCGCTTGGCCGGTGCCATGTACTGCTTCGGGATGCGAACGAGTGGGTTGATTCTTCTCTGGCCCAGGCGCACCATTGTTTCGACACTGCTGTCGGAGTTGTCCGAGCAGTCTGCAGATTCATGCTTCAAATAGGGCGCAGCACTGCTGGCACCGACCACTGTGGACGGCTGTTGGTTGACAAGCGCAGCTCCAGCGGTGATGAGATCGGCTTCGGCCGGTTCGGTGTTGGTAGCTGCTGGAGGCTGATGGCCTATAGAGGACCCAAGACACCTCGGGTTGTACGTTAGGTCCTGCGGTAGGGCACTCTCCTGCTGCGAGGTCGGATGCTCGATCTCAATCTCCATCCGTTTGGCCATCAGAGCCACGGAGGTGAACTCCAGATGGAGGGCGGCGTTGATGATCGCTGGAAGATCTTCGGTTTTGAGAGCTGCCTGGCCATGATACACGAAGTCCAGGATAATTTGAAAGATGTAGGGCGAGACATCTTTTAGCACCACTAGAAAGTGAAGGGTGAAATCCAAAGAGCGCATGAAGCAACAATTACACTGAGAATGCGGGAGataaaaaatagcaacaacatCTACGGTAAAATAAATCTAACACTCCGAAGAAGTGGAGCTGATGGAGTACAAGGGTACGAACACGtggtcccccccccccaccatcCTTCCTTCCCTCTCTCTCCAGACTCTATCAGTGGGCACACATTGTGGTATCGAAGGCCCAATCGATTTCGCTCCAAACTGAAACGCTCGTTCACTGTCCGATATCACGAATGATAAATCTATTAACAATAATCCCACCGGACACTTCATTACGCTGATATCAGTTTAATGCAGGAATGATAGCCGCGGTAGAGTTGTCCAAACCCTCTACTGCT
This genomic interval from Anopheles nili chromosome X, idAnoNiliSN_F5_01, whole genome shotgun sequence contains the following:
- the LOC128728416 gene encoding protein bric-a-brac 2-like — protein: MSTTNVIWHEHLEEIFGSVQKLLVNDHLKDCTILCEGQSFTAHRLLLSASSRYFKSLFARTPSNPTVVLKDVSPYIFQIILDFVYHGQAALKTEDLPAIINAALHLEFTSVALMAKRMEIEIEHPTSQQESALPQDLTYNPRCLGSSIGHQPPAATNTEPAEADLITAGAALVNQQPSTVVGASSAAPYLKHESADCSDNSDSSVETMVRLGQRRINPLVRIPKQYMAPAKRKLPEVSPGEKWFQGRLEFMLSQRGKPLLVHDGHSFGIQYIRKDKKYWQCNLSRKYNCKARVTTTDTGDIIVTNNEHCHTEIRQHLRKDYKTMKLAASLAANRGTFGLSTLPMFSPRTLVLPSLHGEFVECSNSESGEQLHASPAALHPAGEQSPGQSELGSLNLSMDSWVIKRESSNCSE